Below is a window of Mucilaginibacter terrenus DNA.
TAAACCAGCAGTTGATCACCAGCGTTTTGCCTTTAAGTGTGGCTGCGTTGTATTTATTACCCTGTATGTCTGTAAAGTTGTACTTCGGAAACTGCTTGCCCTCCCGCCGGTAATGATCATACAAAACTACGCTCCAGCCTTGTATGTACTGCCCCATCTCTTTGGCTTGGCCGGCGTTCATTTTGTAAAGGTTATACTGCCATTGTTTGCCATCAGCAACCAATCTTACGGGAAGGTACGATCCGGTGGTGAGCGCTTTAAGAAAGTCGCCCTTGCTCATAGGCTTCATGGCTGCGTTATACGTAACAATGTCCTGCGACAGCTTCATGTGGTTGCTTACATACTGAAAAAAGTTGTCGTAGTTTTTCAAGATAAAAGCAGGTTCCTGCACAGGCTTGCCCGGTATAGTGACACCTGCGAAGCAGGATAACTGTACCAGTACCACAATTATTAAG
It encodes the following:
- a CDS encoding TlpA family protein disulfide reductase, with the protein product MKKLLTLIIVVLVQLSCFAGVTIPGKPVQEPAFILKNYDNFFQYVSNHMKLSQDIVTYNAAMKPMSKGDFLKALTTGSYLPVRLVADGKQWQYNLYKMNAGQAKEMGQYIQGWSVVLYDHYRREGKQFPKYNFTDIQGNKYNAATLKGKTLVINCWFIGCVTCEKEMPALNELVAKYKNRKDIVFVALAPDSKAKLQAFLKRKPFNYAIVADQHTYISKKLNIDAYPTHFIINKQGRIVSVVDTPEEVIYALEKL